The following proteins come from a genomic window of Lolium rigidum isolate FL_2022 chromosome 5, APGP_CSIRO_Lrig_0.1, whole genome shotgun sequence:
- the LOC124657891 gene encoding protein DEEPER ROOTING 1-like — protein MKIFSWVANKIGGKQEASRFPASSSGPSRANVSDCRNDEFSDWPESLLAIGTFGNKKIEEVAQEQNSSEDGQSMEEATKFTEEEVDKIQKEFAMILASKDQTETYDSQDENVKEKQMDRLMNKKIIRSKSNESLTKKGKTLKPRSVAALLKLLVCKGGFATAVPDPKNSFPQSRMEKLLKAILQTKIHPQNPAPLVPRKHLDWKPDQNEIDELLEDALSDVDDDDDGAKWVKTDSDFIVLEM, from the exons ATGAAG ATTTTCAGCTGGGTGGCGAACAAGATCGGCGGGAAGCAAGAAGCGAGCCGGTTCCCGGCCAGTTCATCCGGGCCTTCTC GTGCTAATGTGTCGGATTGTCGAAACGACGAGTTCAGCGATTGGCCCGAGTCATTGCTTGCTATTGGGACATTTGGAAATAAGAAGATAGAAGAAGTAGCACAAGAGCAGAACTCTTCCGAGGATGGGCAGTCCATGGAAGAAGCCACCAAGTTTACAGAGGAGGAAGTAGACAAGATACAGAAAGAATTTGCAATGATACTAGCAAGCAAAGACCAAACAGAAACTTATGATTCCCAAGATGAGAACGTCAAAGAAAAGCAGATGGACCGGTTGATGAACAAGAAAATAATCAGAAGCAAATCAAATGAGTCACTGACGAAGAAAGGAAAAACACTTAAGCCAAGATCAGTTGCTGCACTCCTCAAACTACTCGTGTGTAAGGGTGGCTTTGCAACTGCGGTTCCAGACCCAAAGAACTCTTTCCCCCAATCAAGAATGGAGAAG CTTCTCAAGGCAATACTGCAGACGAAAATACACCCACAAAATCCAGCACCACTCGTGCCTAGGAAGCACCTGGATTGGAAGCCAGATCAGAATGAAATCGACGAGCTCCTCGAGGATGCACTCagtgatgtagatgatgatgatgatggcgcaAAATGGGTCAAAACTGATTCAGACT TTATTGTGCTTGAAATGTAA